A portion of the Macaca nemestrina isolate mMacNem1 chromosome 19, mMacNem.hap1, whole genome shotgun sequence genome contains these proteins:
- the LOC105489374 gene encoding zinc finger and BTB domain-containing protein 7C — protein MANDIDELIGIPFPNHSSEVLCSLNEQRHDGLLCDVLLVVQEQEYRTHRSVLAACSKYFKKLFTAGTLASQPYVYEIDFVQPEALAAILEFAYTSTLTITAGNVKHILNAARMLEIQCIVNVCLEIMEPGGDGGEEDDKEDDDDDEDDDDEEDEEEEEEEEEDDDDDTEDFADQENLPDPQDISCHQSPSKTDHLTEKAYSDTPRDFPDSFQAGSPGHLGVIRDFSIESLLRENLYPKANIPDRRPSLSPFAPDFFPHLWPGDFGAFAQLPEQPMDSGPLDLVIKNRKIKEEEKDELPPPPPPPFPNDFFKDMFPDLPGGPLGPIKAENDYGAYLNFLSATHLGGLFPPWPLVEERKLKPKASQQCPICHKVIMGAGKLPRHMRTHTGEKPYMCTICEVRFTRQDKLKIHMRKHTGERPYLCIHCNAKFVHNYDLKNHMRIHTGVRPYQCEFCYKSFTRSDHLHRHIKRQSCRMARPRRGRKPAAWRAASLLFGPGGPAPDKAAFVMPPALGEVGGHLGGAAVCLPGPSPAKHFLAAPKGALSLQELERQFEETQMKLFGRAQLEAERNAGGLLAFALAENVAAARPYFPLPDPWAAGLAGLPGLAGLNHVASMSEANN, from the exons ATGGCCAATGACATTGATGAGCTCATTGGCATTCCCTTCCCCAACCACAGCAGTGAGGTCCTGTGCAGCCTCAATGAGCAGCGGCACGATGGCCTGCTGTGTGACGTGCTCCTGGTGGTGCAGGAGCAGGAGTATCGGACCCACCGCTCTGTCCTGGCTGCCTGCAGCAAGTACTTCAAGAAGCTCTTCACAGCTGGCACCCTAGCCAGCCAGCCCTACGTCTACGAGATTGACTTTGTCCAGCCTGAGGCTCTGGCCGCTATCCTGGAGTTCGCCTACACCTCCACACTCACCATCACTGCCGGCAACGTCAAGCACATCCTCAATGCAGCCAGGATGCTGGAGATCCAGTGCATTGTGAACGTGTGCCTGGAGATCATGGAGCCTGGGGGGGACGGAGGGGAGGAGGACGACAAGGAGGATGACGATGATGacgaagatgatgatgatgaggaggacgaagaagaggaggaggaggaagaggaggatgacGATGATGACACGGAGGACTTTGCTGACCAAGAAAACTTGCCTGACCCCCAGGACATCAGCTGCCACCAAAGCCCTTCCAAGACGGACCATCTCACAGAGAAGGCCTATTCAGACACCCCCAGGGACTTCCCTGACTCCTTTCAGGCTGGCAGTCCTGGCCATCTGGGGGTGATCCGGGACTTTTCCATCGAATCTCTGCTGAGGGAGAACCTGTACCCCAAGGCCAACATCCCCGACAGGAGACCCTCCTTGTCTCCATTCGCCCCGGACTTCTTCCCACACCTCTGGCCAGGGGACTTTGGTGCCTTTGCCCAGCTGCCTGAGCAGCCCATGGACAGTGGGCCACTGGATCTGGTCATCAAGAATCGGAAGatcaaggaggaggagaaggacgagctgcccccacccccaccgccacCCTTCCCTAATGACTTCTTCAAGGACATGTTCCCTGACCTGCCGGGGGGCCCTCTGGGACCCATCAAGGCGGAGAACGACTACGGTGCCTATCTCAACTTCCTGAGTGCCACCCACCTGGGAGGCCTCTTCCCACCCTGGCCCCTGGTGGAAGAGCGCAAGCTGAAGCCCAAGGCCTCTCAGCAGTGCCCCATCTGCCACAAAGTCATCATGGGGGCCGGGAAGCTGCCGCGGCACATGAGGACCCATACCGGGGAGAAGCCATACATGTGCACCATCTGCGAGGTCCGCTTCACCAG GCAGGACAAGCTGAAAATCCACATGCGGAAGCACACGGGGGAGCGGCCCTACCTGTGCATCCACTGCAACGCCAAGTTTGTGCACAACTACGACCTCAAGAACCACATGCGCATCCACACGGGAGTGCGGCCCTACCAGTGCGAGTTCTGCTACAAGAGCTTCACGCGCTCCGACCACCTGCACCGCCACATCAAGCGCCAGAGCTGCCGCATGGCGCGGCCCCGACGCGGCCGCAAGCCCGCTGCGTGGAGGGCCGCCAGCCTGCTCTTCGGGCCGGGTGGCCCGGCCCCCGACAAGGCGGCCTTCGTGATGCCTCCGGCACTGGGCGAAGTGGGCGGCCACCTGGGCGGCGCAGCCGTGTGCCTCCCGGGCCCCAGCCCCGCCAAGCACTTCCTGGCAGCGCCCAAGGGCGCCCTGAGCCTGCAGGAGCTGGAGCGGCAGTTCGAGGAGACGCAGATGAAGCTGTTCGGGCGCGCGCAGCTGGAGGCTGAGAGGAACGCGGGGGGCCTCCTGGCCTTCGCGCTGGCCGAGAACGTGGCAGCCGCGCGGCCCTACTTCCCGCTGCCCGACCCGTGGGCCGCGGGCCTGGCCGGCCTCCCTGGGCTCGCCGGCCTCAACCACGTGGCCTCCATGTCCGAAGCCAACAACTAG